A genomic window from Haladaptatus caseinilyticus includes:
- a CDS encoding NAD(P)/FAD-dependent oxidoreductase — protein MEYDYDCIVVGGGPAGLQFAREIVSNSDRSVVVLERNDDLRANDKSTGGTFEEVIDRYDIPEDVIMGANDTITFEGPTERSRLDISGYVLDFPRLLAFLGDDAAAKGAEIRLGTTVTKPILESGTVHGVRYRDSDGEGKLRGKVTIDATGPNAVITSDLGFFDTETAQRGIGLEYEIEGEYETDDTMLFNFDHENAPGGYAWTFPAGDDVFKAGVCWVDEYHARHGNGTPIHEAVERWVNDDPRWHVERIRAKHAGKGVWNDSRNQRATDGFMAVGDSISSINPLFGEGIRPGMASATMAATVATVALRADDVSETRLRQYDRRWNETRGGRWRLQRILSDLLYDFDTRQQDSFVRRAGRLSATKAERLRQYDLGMLDLAKLYPFALKDVSKVPKLLRRL, from the coding sequence ATGGAGTACGACTACGACTGTATCGTCGTCGGTGGGGGGCCGGCGGGACTCCAGTTCGCCAGGGAGATCGTCTCGAACTCCGATCGTTCCGTCGTCGTTCTGGAGCGGAACGACGACCTTCGAGCGAACGACAAATCGACCGGCGGAACGTTCGAGGAGGTTATCGACCGCTACGATATTCCCGAGGATGTCATCATGGGCGCAAACGACACCATCACTTTCGAAGGGCCCACCGAACGCAGTCGGCTCGACATTTCGGGATACGTTCTCGATTTTCCACGGTTGCTGGCGTTTTTGGGTGACGATGCGGCAGCGAAGGGTGCTGAGATTCGACTCGGAACGACCGTCACCAAACCGATACTCGAATCGGGGACGGTTCACGGGGTTCGATATCGGGACTCCGATGGGGAGGGGAAGCTTCGCGGAAAAGTGACCATCGATGCGACCGGACCGAACGCCGTCATCACCTCCGACTTGGGCTTTTTTGACACCGAAACCGCTCAGCGAGGGATCGGCCTCGAATACGAAATCGAGGGCGAGTACGAGACGGACGACACGATGCTGTTCAATTTCGACCACGAAAACGCCCCCGGGGGATACGCGTGGACGTTTCCGGCCGGGGATGACGTGTTCAAAGCCGGCGTCTGTTGGGTGGACGAGTACCATGCTCGACACGGAAACGGTACCCCCATTCACGAGGCCGTCGAGCGCTGGGTAAACGACGACCCACGGTGGCACGTCGAGCGAATCAGGGCGAAACACGCGGGAAAAGGAGTCTGGAACGACTCGAGGAACCAGCGGGCTACCGACGGCTTCATGGCCGTCGGCGACTCGATATCGAGCATCAATCCCCTTTTCGGCGAAGGAATCCGACCGGGTATGGCGTCGGCGACGATGGCGGCCACTGTCGCCACCGTCGCCCTCCGAGCGGACGACGTTTCCGAGACCCGACTCAGGCAGTACGACCGTCGATGGAACGAAACCCGAGGCGGACGCTGGCGACTCCAACGGATCCTCAGCGACCTCCTCTACGATTTCGATACGAGGCAACAGGATTCGTTCGTTCGGCGTGCGGGTCGTCTCTCGGCGACGAAAGCAGAACGACTGCGACAGTACGACCTCGGGATGCTCGATTTGGCGAAGCTATATCCGTTCGCGCTCAAGGACGTATCGAAGGTGCCAAAGCTGCTCCGACGGTTGTGA
- a CDS encoding substrate-binding domain-containing protein produces the protein MTIQRRRFVQAMGVGALAGLAGCTGSFGAQSEGKRSSGKGAIGDGELILATTTSTYDTGLLDELNPEFEDEFGLTVKTISKGTGASIRTAKDGDADVILVHARSAEDEFLKQGHGVNRRDVMFNDFVIVGPKNDPAGIKGMSSATKAFSTIAQRRATFLSRGDDSGTNKKELAIWEQAGVKPSGKWYRKVGKGMGDTLTQANQSNAYTIADRGTYLSMKNEIDLTILVQGPLKGGPVVLKNPYGVIPVNPAKHDNVNYQAAMAYAGFLTSPKGQKLIDNYTANGSQLFFPNALSKKPEFEQYVPQGYSAKQAKSLSREDKQYLSWVEREVPADY, from the coding sequence ATGACGATACAACGGCGGCGATTCGTTCAGGCGATGGGTGTCGGTGCCCTCGCCGGACTCGCCGGTTGTACTGGGTCGTTCGGTGCACAGAGCGAAGGCAAACGGTCATCCGGAAAGGGAGCAATCGGTGACGGCGAACTCATCCTCGCGACGACGACGAGCACGTACGACACCGGCCTGTTGGACGAACTCAATCCGGAGTTCGAAGACGAGTTCGGCCTCACTGTCAAGACGATATCGAAGGGAACCGGCGCGAGCATCCGAACCGCGAAGGACGGGGATGCCGACGTGATTCTCGTTCACGCACGCAGTGCCGAAGACGAGTTCCTCAAGCAAGGCCACGGCGTCAACCGCCGAGACGTGATGTTCAACGACTTCGTCATCGTCGGCCCGAAGAATGACCCTGCGGGCATCAAAGGCATGTCGAGCGCGACGAAGGCGTTTTCCACCATCGCACAGCGGAGGGCGACGTTCCTCTCCCGCGGCGACGATTCGGGGACGAACAAGAAGGAACTCGCCATCTGGGAGCAGGCCGGTGTAAAACCGAGCGGCAAGTGGTATCGGAAGGTCGGGAAGGGTATGGGCGATACGCTCACGCAGGCGAACCAGTCCAACGCCTATACGATTGCCGACCGTGGAACGTACCTCTCGATGAAAAACGAAATCGATCTTACCATTCTCGTGCAGGGACCACTCAAAGGCGGTCCAGTCGTTCTGAAAAACCCGTACGGCGTCATTCCGGTCAACCCCGCGAAACACGACAACGTCAACTATCAGGCCGCGATGGCGTACGCGGGGTTCCTGACCAGTCCGAAGGGACAGAAACTCATCGACAACTACACCGCAAACGGGTCACAACTGTTCTTCCCGAACGCGCTGTCGAAAAAACCGGAGTTCGAGCAGTATGTCCCACAGGGGTACTCGGCGAAGCAAGCCAAGTCCCTCTCGCGTGAGGACAAACAGTACCTCTCGTGGGTCGAGCGGGAAGTCCCCGCGGACTACTGA
- a CDS encoding ABC transporter permease, with the protein MLIQLVPGADWQYFVSIAAVSLYVSMTAVALSTVVSVPVAVVVGFADFPGKRVVTAIINTGMGFPSVVVGLLVLLLLSNQGPLGELGLVFTPTAMIASQFVLATPVITSISLSAIESVGQGVRDAAFTLGGTETDVGVLVVKEARYGIVTAVLAGFGRAISEVGSILIVGGNIVFSDSTSYTRTLTTAITVEARQGRYETGLVLGALLLVLVLCVNVLGSWVRSRSRGRGDVQQ; encoded by the coding sequence ATGCTTATCCAACTCGTTCCCGGCGCGGACTGGCAATATTTCGTGAGCATCGCCGCCGTCTCGCTATACGTGAGCATGACGGCCGTAGCGCTCTCCACGGTCGTGAGCGTGCCAGTCGCGGTCGTCGTCGGCTTCGCCGACTTTCCCGGCAAACGTGTCGTCACCGCGATTATCAACACCGGAATGGGCTTTCCGAGCGTCGTGGTCGGCCTGCTCGTCCTCCTGCTGCTCTCGAACCAAGGTCCGCTGGGCGAGTTGGGCCTCGTTTTCACGCCGACCGCGATGATAGCCTCCCAGTTCGTGCTGGCGACGCCAGTAATCACGAGCATCAGCCTCTCCGCCATCGAATCGGTCGGGCAGGGCGTTCGTGACGCGGCGTTCACGCTCGGTGGTACGGAGACGGATGTCGGCGTCCTCGTCGTCAAGGAAGCGAGATACGGCATCGTCACCGCAGTGCTCGCCGGGTTCGGCCGTGCGATCAGCGAAGTCGGTTCGATACTCATCGTCGGCGGAAATATCGTCTTCAGTGATAGCACGTCGTACACGCGAACCCTCACGACAGCGATCACGGTCGAAGCGCGACAAGGGCGATACGAAACAGGACTCGTACTCGGCGCACTGTTGCTCGTCCTCGTTCTCTGCGTGAACGTCCTCGGGTCGTGGGTTCGCAGTCGAAGCAGAGGGAGAGGTGACGTTCAGCAATGA
- a CDS encoding amino acid ABC transporter ATP-binding protein — MTLSATNVSHGFDGDEVLGDVSLSVEPGEVVTIVGPSGTGKTTLLRLLAMFHPPNSGTVRWQDRDMWRLSEDDRLEVRRRVSMVFQEPSLFNAPVERNVTYGRRIRRSWSERIHTTIERILGRETATSETDSDVNAALETVGLADKRNQNALSLSGGEAQRVAFARALATDPDILLLDEPSSNLDPRNTAEIEDAVADAKEQGLGVVVATHDMHQAERISDRVGVLLDGAIIETGPPEQVFETPDDDRTRKFVAGELMY; from the coding sequence ATGACGCTCTCCGCAACGAACGTCTCACACGGGTTCGACGGGGACGAGGTTCTCGGCGACGTTTCGCTCTCGGTCGAACCTGGCGAAGTCGTCACGATCGTCGGCCCATCGGGAACGGGAAAGACGACGCTCCTGCGTCTCCTCGCCATGTTTCACCCGCCGAATTCCGGCACGGTACGCTGGCAGGATCGGGACATGTGGCGACTGTCGGAGGACGACCGGTTGGAAGTCCGACGACGGGTCAGTATGGTGTTTCAGGAGCCGTCGCTGTTCAACGCGCCCGTAGAACGAAACGTGACCTACGGCCGCCGAATCCGGCGGTCGTGGTCGGAGCGGATTCACACGACGATCGAGCGGATCCTCGGCCGCGAAACGGCGACATCGGAAACTGACTCGGACGTGAACGCTGCGCTCGAAACCGTTGGGTTGGCCGACAAGCGAAACCAGAACGCACTGTCGCTATCGGGGGGCGAAGCACAGCGCGTCGCGTTCGCGCGGGCACTCGCAACCGACCCCGATATTCTACTGCTGGACGAACCGTCCTCGAACCTCGACCCGCGGAACACGGCCGAAATAGAGGATGCAGTTGCCGACGCGAAGGAACAAGGACTGGGTGTCGTCGTGGCGACTCACGACATGCATCAAGCGGAGCGAATTTCCGACCGGGTCGGCGTGCTGCTCGACGGCGCGATAATCGAAACCGGCCCACCCGAACAGGTGTTC
- a CDS encoding SOUL family heme-binding protein, which yields MSRSVGRPLTLAVGTIATLGLAWVGWGAYVRLTTKRVPYTTALTLDGVEIRRYPDTVVARTTADTEGEAFRKLFGYIEGDNQAREEIAMTAPVTTGPEKIAMTAPVASERSDDSVTMAFFLPGEYTAEGAPKPNTDDVSIEHVGARTLAVRPFSWYATRDRIETNQRRLFEALAAHDLTPTGEPFLLRYEDPYTPPFMRTNEIAVELN from the coding sequence ATGTCACGCTCCGTCGGCAGACCGCTTACACTCGCCGTTGGGACCATCGCCACCCTCGGACTTGCATGGGTCGGCTGGGGTGCCTACGTCAGGTTGACGACCAAACGGGTTCCTTACACCACCGCGCTGACGCTTGATGGTGTTGAAATCAGACGGTATCCTGACACGGTGGTTGCACGCACGACTGCCGACACCGAGGGGGAGGCGTTCCGGAAATTGTTCGGGTACATCGAGGGTGACAACCAGGCACGCGAAGAAATCGCGATGACCGCACCCGTAACTACCGGACCGGAAAAAATCGCTATGACCGCGCCAGTCGCGTCCGAACGGTCCGATGACAGCGTCACGATGGCGTTTTTCTTGCCGGGCGAGTACACCGCCGAGGGTGCACCGAAACCGAACACCGACGACGTTAGCATCGAACACGTCGGTGCTCGTACGCTCGCGGTTCGTCCCTTCTCGTGGTACGCGACTCGCGACAGGATCGAAACGAACCAGCGACGACTGTTCGAGGCCCTCGCCGCACATGATTTGACGCCGACGGGTGAACCGTTCTTGTTGCGCTACGAGGACCCGTACACACCGCCGTTCATGCGGACGAACGAGATTGCAGTCGAACTGAACTGA